A single Candidatus Methylomirabilota bacterium DNA region contains:
- a CDS encoding dihydrodipicolinate synthase family protein, with protein sequence MRAKDRISGVLSPVVTPFKPDLSTDPERFVRQCRWLLTQDVGLAVFGTNSEANSLSTEEKIELLDRLVGAGLDPARMMPGTGCCALPDSVRLSAHAMKLGCGGVLMLPPFYYKGVSDDGLFKSFAEVIERVGDQRLRIYLYHIPPVSQVPITVGLIERLLKAYPGIVAGAKDSSGDWNNTQAYLANFASQGFDVFAGSETFLLQNMRNGGAGCISATANVNPGPIAKLFATWKEADADQQQARLDQIRGIVSRYPMIPALKATIAHHGGDQSWATVRPPLVALTPEQRASLVKELDGAGFTMPGLKDAGSKR encoded by the coding sequence GTGAGAGCCAAAGACCGCATCAGCGGTGTCCTCTCCCCCGTGGTCACGCCGTTCAAGCCTGATCTTTCTACCGACCCGGAGCGCTTCGTCCGGCAATGCCGCTGGCTCCTGACTCAGGATGTAGGACTGGCGGTGTTCGGAACTAATTCAGAGGCCAATTCACTTTCCACCGAGGAGAAGATCGAGCTTCTGGACCGGCTGGTGGGGGCGGGGCTCGACCCCGCCCGCATGATGCCCGGCACGGGCTGCTGCGCCCTCCCCGATTCGGTCCGGCTCTCCGCGCATGCCATGAAGCTCGGCTGCGGCGGGGTCCTCATGCTGCCGCCCTTCTACTACAAGGGCGTCAGCGACGACGGGCTCTTCAAGAGCTTCGCGGAAGTGATCGAGCGCGTGGGGGACCAGCGGCTGCGCATTTACCTCTACCATATCCCGCCCGTGTCCCAGGTGCCCATCACGGTGGGGCTCATCGAGCGGCTGCTCAAGGCCTATCCGGGCATCGTGGCGGGTGCCAAGGACAGCTCGGGCGACTGGAACAATACCCAGGCCTACCTGGCTAACTTCGCCAGCCAGGGCTTCGACGTCTTCGCGGGGAGCGAGACCTTCTTGCTGCAGAACATGCGCAATGGCGGAGCCGGGTGCATCAGCGCCACCGCCAACGTCAACCCCGGGCCCATCGCCAAGCTCTTCGCCACCTGGAAAGAGGCCGACGCCGATCAGCAGCAGGCCAGGCTCGATCAGATCCGCGGCATCGTCTCCCGCTATCCCATGATCCCGGCCCTCAAGGCCACCATCGCGCACCATGGCGGGGATCAGTCATGGGCGACGGTGCGGCCGCCGCTGGTCGCCCTCACGCCCGAGCAAAGGGCTTCCCTGGTCAAGGAGCTCGACGGGGCCGGCTTCACCATGCCGGGTCTCAAGGACGCAGGATCGAAGCGCTAG
- a CDS encoding amidase, with protein sequence MSSDLLFKPVRELAALVRARRLSPVALTELCLDRLERLGPKYNAVVTVTRERALSQARRAEGEIAAGRYRGPLHGIPYGAKDLLATAGTPTTWGAAPYREQRFDFDATVILKLEEAGAVLCAKLAMIELAGGMGYRQPTASFTGPCINPWDADAWTGGSSSGSGAAVAAGLVPFAIGSETWGSILSPAGYCGLAGLRPTYGRVSRRGAMALCWTLDKLGPLALTADDCGLVLEAIAGADPADPTASERPYRYEVADGRGFRFGVIPGVTDGCEEAVIANFRRSLDELGKIGTVEEVALPDLPYEQITRTILQVEAISAFEDLIESGGIAELTAPEDRFTPYAREAILAHDYLKAVRLRGVMAREIDRVISPYDALVSPGRINEAPRLGQEFRSAIRATAKDVMGAVGNGAGLPAVCVPNGVGARGLPTSLQFMGRAWEENRVLAAARAYQSLTDWHTRHPKVD encoded by the coding sequence GTGAGCTCCGATCTTCTCTTCAAGCCGGTGCGCGAGCTTGCTGCCCTCGTGCGCGCGCGCCGGCTCTCGCCCGTGGCGCTGACCGAGCTGTGCCTCGATCGCCTCGAGCGCCTCGGCCCGAAATACAACGCCGTGGTCACCGTCACCCGCGAGAGGGCGCTCAGCCAGGCGCGGCGCGCGGAGGGCGAGATCGCGGCGGGGCGCTACCGCGGACCCCTCCACGGCATTCCCTATGGCGCCAAGGATCTCCTGGCCACCGCGGGCACGCCGACGACGTGGGGCGCCGCGCCCTATCGCGAGCAGCGCTTCGACTTCGACGCCACCGTCATCCTCAAGCTCGAAGAGGCGGGGGCCGTACTCTGCGCCAAGCTCGCCATGATCGAGCTGGCGGGGGGTATGGGCTATCGCCAGCCCACGGCGTCCTTCACGGGACCGTGTATCAATCCATGGGACGCGGATGCCTGGACCGGCGGATCGTCAAGCGGGTCCGGGGCCGCGGTGGCGGCAGGATTGGTGCCCTTCGCCATCGGCTCGGAAACGTGGGGCTCCATCCTCTCGCCCGCGGGCTATTGCGGTCTCGCGGGGCTGCGCCCCACCTATGGCCGGGTCAGTCGGCGCGGCGCCATGGCGTTGTGCTGGACGCTCGACAAGCTGGGGCCGCTCGCTCTCACCGCGGATGACTGCGGGCTCGTCCTCGAGGCCATCGCCGGCGCGGATCCCGCCGACCCCACGGCGAGCGAGCGTCCATATCGATACGAGGTGGCCGATGGGAGAGGCTTTCGCTTCGGGGTGATCCCCGGCGTCACTGACGGCTGCGAGGAGGCCGTCATCGCGAACTTCCGCCGCTCGCTCGACGAGCTCGGGAAGATCGGCACGGTGGAGGAGGTGGCGCTGCCCGATCTGCCCTACGAGCAGATCACACGCACCATTCTCCAGGTCGAGGCCATCAGCGCCTTCGAGGACCTCATCGAAAGCGGGGGCATCGCGGAGCTGACGGCGCCCGAGGATCGCTTCACGCCCTATGCCCGCGAGGCCATCCTCGCCCACGACTACCTCAAGGCCGTGCGCCTGCGCGGCGTGATGGCGCGCGAGATCGACCGCGTGATCAGTCCGTACGACGCTCTGGTGTCCCCGGGCCGGATCAATGAGGCGCCACGGCTGGGGCAAGAATTCCGGAGCGCCATTCGCGCCACCGCCAAGGACGTGATGGGCGCCGTGGGCAATGGGGCCGGGCTGCCCGCGGTCTGCGTGCCGAATGGGGTGGGCGCGCGCGGGCTACCGACGAGCCTTCAGTTCATGGGTCGCGCGTGGGAGGAGAACCGCGTCCTGGCCGCCGCCCGCGCGTACCAGTCGCTCACCGACTGGCACACACGCCATCCGAAAGTCGACTAG